The genomic window ACTAGGTGGTGCATAGCGATAACCCAAAGGAAAAATGATAATACGGGTTAACGCAGCTACTAGGCGATTTGGAAAGTTACGTAGCAGTGCTTGCATGGCTTTCTCTGATTGAAACAGACAATCTTTTATTACCCATTCAACAATAGGTAAATCCATTGTTGGGCGGTCATCATCTTCAAAACGTTTAAGTGTTGCTGATGCTAAATAGAGGTGACTTAAAATATCGCCTAAACGGGCAGAAATACGTTCGCGACGTTTTAACCCACCACCTAATACAGCCATAGAAATATCAGCCAGTAAGGCAAGGTTGGCACTTTGTCGATTTAATTGTTGATAAAAGCGGCGAGTGTTATCTTTTATTGGTGTTTTACTTGTTCTGCCGTTTGTTATACCCAAGTAAAAACTGCGGAATAGGTTACTTATTGTATGGCTCAAATGGCTAAATAGTAATTTATCAAAAGTGGCTATATCGTTATTTTGTGTTGCTGCTATTTCCTGCAAAATATAAGGATGACAGCGAATAGCTCCTTGGCCAAAAATCATCATACTTCGTGTTAAAATATTGGCGCCCTCAACAGTAATCGCGATAGGAGCCCCTTGATAAAACCGAGCGAGGAAATTTGCAGGGCCCATACAAATACCTTTACCGCCGGCAATATCCATTGCATCAATAATTGCTCTTTGGCCTCGATGAGTACAGTGGTACTTCACAATCGCAGAGAGGACGGCTGGTTTTTCGCCAGATATAATTGCTGTAGTAATTAACGTTGAAGCGGCATCCATTAAATAAGCATTACCAGCGATACGCGCTAAAGGCTCCTCAATACCCTCCATTTTTCCAATAGGTACTTTGAATTGACGACGAATATAGGCATATGCACCAATTGCCATTGCAATACTTTTTAAACCACCCGTTGCGTTAGAGGGAAGAGTAATGCCACGACCAATAGAAAGACACTCCATTAACATACGCCAGCCTTGGCCGGCCATTTTGGCACCACCGAGAATATAATCAATCGGCACAAAAATATTTTTACCGCGTGTAGGGCCATTTTGGAAAGGAATATTCAAAGGAAAATGGCGATGGCCAATTTCTATACCATCAATATTGGTAGGGATCAAAGCGCAGGTAATGCCTAGATCAGTTATATCGCCCAATAAATGATCAGGATCATAAAGTTTAAATGCTAGCCCTAATACTGTAGCTACCGGGGCTAAGGTAATATAACGTTTATTCCAATTTAAACGCATGCCTAATATTTGTTGGTTTTCCCATTCGCCCATACAGACAACACCGGTGTCAGGAATGGCTCCAGCATCAGAACCAGCTTCAGGACTTGTTAATGCAAAACAAGGGATCTCTTCACCGCGAGCTAGTCTAGGCAGATAGTGTTGTTTTTGTTCATCGGTGCCATAATGTTGTAAAAGCTCTCCTGGGCCTAATGAGTTAGGTACACCAACAGTAATGGCTAATATGCCGGAAACCCCAGCTAATTTTTGTAATACTAGTGCTTGAGCATAAGCAGAAAATTCGAGACCACCATACTCTTTTTTGATGATCATAGCGAAAAAACGGTGTTGTTTTAAATGTTGCCATAATTCAGTGGGTAGATCTGCTAGTTCATGGCTAATTTGAAAGTCATTAGCCATACGGCATGCTTCTTCAACTGGGCCATTTAGAAAAGCTTGTTCTTCAGTTGTTAA from Arsenophonus sp. aPb includes these protein-coding regions:
- the fadE gene encoding acyl-CoA dehydrogenase FadE, which translates into the protein MALLTIFLFIGLIGILCYHKANLLFSSLLILAYCLIMASTGLWYYWTLLLAAAILFPLVYLPIRRSFISSKVLQIFQKIIPSMSKTEKEAIEAGTTWWEGDLFQGKPNWDKLHNYPKPQLTTEEQAFLNGPVEEACRMANDFQISHELADLPTELWQHLKQHRFFAMIIKKEYGGLEFSAYAQALVLQKLAGVSGILAITVGVPNSLGPGELLQHYGTDEQKQHYLPRLARGEEIPCFALTSPEAGSDAGAIPDTGVVCMGEWENQQILGMRLNWNKRYITLAPVATVLGLAFKLYDPDHLLGDITDLGITCALIPTNIDGIEIGHRHFPLNIPFQNGPTRGKNIFVPIDYILGGAKMAGQGWRMLMECLSIGRGITLPSNATGGLKSIAMAIGAYAYIRRQFKVPIGKMEGIEEPLARIAGNAYLMDAASTLITTAIISGEKPAVLSAIVKYHCTHRGQRAIIDAMDIAGGKGICMGPANFLARFYQGAPIAITVEGANILTRSMMIFGQGAIRCHPYILQEIAATQNNDIATFDKLLFSHLSHTISNLFRSFYLGITNGRTSKTPIKDNTRRFYQQLNRQSANLALLADISMAVLGGGLKRRERISARLGDILSHLYLASATLKRFEDDDRPTMDLPIVEWVIKDCLFQSEKAMQALLRNFPNRLVAALTRIIIFPLGYRYAPPSDQLDHKLAKIMMTPSETRDRIGRGQYMIPSEHNPHGIINTALLDIIAAEPIFERLVSQNAHKPHFTNLDKLAKQALADGKITQQEADILRKAEASRLRSINVDEFEYDALAVASKKSDKQKNSSSLNKEQAA